A stretch of Chiloscyllium plagiosum isolate BGI_BamShark_2017 chromosome 41, ASM401019v2, whole genome shotgun sequence DNA encodes these proteins:
- the LOC122542902 gene encoding serrate RNA effector molecule homolog isoform X3, with amino-acid sequence MMEHPTAKHKNIASETKENIGDAKVNNDAKENGEGNASEGKVTSGTKENPSDAKESTNGTPSDITENDPSHCDAKEKTSKRDKKQGGDGHSPSSSSSSSSSDSEGEGKLRCGERKKKVKQVKGTKGESDKGECKH; translated from the exons ATGATGGAGCACCCCACCGCCAAACACAAAAACATTGCCAGTGAAACCAAAGAGAATATTGGGGATGCCAAAGTAAACAATGATGCCAAAGAGAATGGAGAAGGAAATGCCAGTGAGGGCAAAGTGACCAGTGGCACCAAAGAAAATCCCAGTGATGCCAAGGAGAGTACCAATGGAACACCCAGTGATATCACTGAGAACGATCCTTCCCATTGTGATGCCAAAGAAAAGACCAGCAAAAGAGATAAGAAG CAGGGAGGAGATGGCCACtcacccagctccagctccagtagCAGCTCTTCTGACAGTGAAGGTGAAGGAAAG CTcagatgtggagagagaaagaaaaaagtgaAGCAAGTTAAAGGGACCAAGGGAGAGAGCGACAAAGGGGAATGCAAGCACTAA
- the LOC122542902 gene encoding serrate RNA effector molecule homolog isoform X2 — translation MFCLARKTSWKWHILCSYKQFHQSLYKKNSASIALASLRSMALDCAKGYDMMEHPTAKHKNIASETKENIGDAKVNNDAKENGEGNASEGKVTSGTKENPSDAKESTNGTPSDITENDPSHCDAKEKTSKRDKKGGDGHSPSSSSSSSSSDSEGEGKLRCGERKKKVKQVKGTKGESDKGECKH, via the exons ATGTTTTGTCTGGCCAGGAAAACCAGTTGGAAATGGCACATTTTGTGCAGCTATAAACAATTCCACCAGAGTCTctataaaaaaaactcagcatcCATAGCTCTGGCTTCATTACGCAGCATGGCTTTAG ATTGTGCTAAAGGCTATGACATGATGGAGCACCCCACCGCCAAACACAAAAACATTGCCAGTGAAACCAAAGAGAATATTGGGGATGCCAAAGTAAACAATGATGCCAAAGAGAATGGAGAAGGAAATGCCAGTGAGGGCAAAGTGACCAGTGGCACCAAAGAAAATCCCAGTGATGCCAAGGAGAGTACCAATGGAACACCCAGTGATATCACTGAGAACGATCCTTCCCATTGTGATGCCAAAGAAAAGACCAGCAAAAGAGATAAGAAG GGAGGAGATGGCCACtcacccagctccagctccagtagCAGCTCTTCTGACAGTGAAGGTGAAGGAAAG CTcagatgtggagagagaaagaaaaaagtgaAGCAAGTTAAAGGGACCAAGGGAGAGAGCGACAAAGGGGAATGCAAGCACTAA
- the LOC122542902 gene encoding uncharacterized protein LOC122542902 isoform X1, with the protein MFCLARKTSWKWHILCSYKQFHQSLYKKNSASIALASLRSMALDCAKGYDMMEHPTAKHKNIASETKENIGDAKVNNDAKENGEGNASEGKVTSGTKENPSDAKESTNGTPSDITENDPSHCDAKEKTSKRDKKQGGDGHSPSSSSSSSSSDSEGEGKLRCGERKKKVKQVKGTKGESDKGECKH; encoded by the exons ATGTTTTGTCTGGCCAGGAAAACCAGTTGGAAATGGCACATTTTGTGCAGCTATAAACAATTCCACCAGAGTCTctataaaaaaaactcagcatcCATAGCTCTGGCTTCATTACGCAGCATGGCTTTAG ATTGTGCTAAAGGCTATGACATGATGGAGCACCCCACCGCCAAACACAAAAACATTGCCAGTGAAACCAAAGAGAATATTGGGGATGCCAAAGTAAACAATGATGCCAAAGAGAATGGAGAAGGAAATGCCAGTGAGGGCAAAGTGACCAGTGGCACCAAAGAAAATCCCAGTGATGCCAAGGAGAGTACCAATGGAACACCCAGTGATATCACTGAGAACGATCCTTCCCATTGTGATGCCAAAGAAAAGACCAGCAAAAGAGATAAGAAG CAGGGAGGAGATGGCCACtcacccagctccagctccagtagCAGCTCTTCTGACAGTGAAGGTGAAGGAAAG CTcagatgtggagagagaaagaaaaaagtgaAGCAAGTTAAAGGGACCAAGGGAGAGAGCGACAAAGGGGAATGCAAGCACTAA